In the Candidatus Baltobacteraceae bacterium genome, one interval contains:
- a CDS encoding redoxin domain-containing protein has product MRLFAALVFGLAAALPAVAAEPTAPAPGLVVGDPAPAFDLPTIDGKRVTLDGLRGKTVVINVWATWCPPCQEETANLIKAYNQTAGNDVVFMGVDSTETAPLVKAFAAAKDIKFLETVDADQTFANAYHIKYFPTTYVIGPDGVLRMVYIDLVTPKLIAQFVADAQAGRNSQLASPIQDKIDALLAPSKYSFKGDAAHVTATVDRFQKAVAQVSEMIDNSDPVAGNPIDVPRTEAEENALRSEAIAAMTPIATARAQKIALDLLQGDANEYEGKHEEALSAYTAAHMLDPKNEDALSGMSTAASRLKRHDIVLRADEQLVALEPKSVSAYVDLGVQSGSAKRFDEGRRAFDRAIALASAKADAPRAKTTDIRMLAWAHLYYGRMEAKAGNIPAARQQFAEATQTTLRLPKTNSRYSIYLEQAQEETVALDIRSASRTSTALSFAPWTGPQLPGSSPDTAKYRLVVTGKPGGSIHLHAVDLPKGWIASFCTDRICAPLQVATTLPDSGVKVIEFQVVPPDEKSLSHVPSVRVVVTDGKSTASARTLAFR; this is encoded by the coding sequence ATGCGACTTTTTGCCGCTCTCGTTTTTGGTCTCGCAGCAGCGCTGCCTGCGGTTGCAGCCGAGCCTACAGCGCCTGCGCCGGGATTGGTTGTGGGAGATCCGGCTCCGGCATTCGATCTTCCGACGATCGACGGTAAGCGCGTCACGCTCGATGGCCTGCGCGGAAAGACCGTTGTCATCAACGTCTGGGCGACGTGGTGCCCGCCGTGCCAAGAGGAGACCGCCAACCTCATCAAGGCGTACAACCAGACCGCCGGCAACGACGTCGTCTTCATGGGCGTCGACTCGACCGAGACCGCGCCGCTCGTGAAAGCGTTTGCGGCGGCTAAAGACATCAAGTTTCTCGAGACCGTCGACGCGGACCAGACATTCGCCAACGCCTACCACATCAAGTATTTCCCGACGACGTATGTGATCGGACCGGATGGCGTTCTGCGCATGGTTTACATCGATCTCGTGACTCCGAAGCTCATCGCGCAGTTCGTTGCCGACGCACAGGCGGGCCGCAATTCGCAGCTCGCGTCGCCGATTCAAGACAAGATCGACGCTCTGCTCGCGCCTTCCAAGTATTCGTTCAAGGGCGATGCGGCACACGTCACCGCAACCGTAGACCGCTTTCAAAAAGCCGTCGCACAAGTCAGCGAGATGATCGACAACTCGGATCCCGTGGCCGGCAATCCCATCGATGTGCCGCGGACCGAAGCCGAAGAGAATGCTCTGCGCAGCGAAGCGATTGCAGCGATGACGCCGATTGCGACGGCGCGCGCACAGAAGATCGCTCTCGATTTGCTCCAGGGCGATGCGAACGAGTATGAGGGCAAGCACGAAGAGGCACTTAGCGCATACACCGCGGCCCACATGCTCGACCCGAAGAACGAAGATGCCCTCAGCGGGATGTCGACCGCAGCCAGCCGGCTGAAGAGACACGACATTGTGCTTCGTGCCGACGAGCAGCTCGTGGCTCTCGAGCCGAAGAGCGTCTCGGCCTACGTCGATCTTGGCGTGCAATCCGGATCTGCGAAGCGCTTCGACGAAGGCCGCCGCGCATTCGATCGCGCCATCGCACTCGCAAGCGCGAAGGCTGATGCCCCGCGTGCAAAAACGACGGACATTCGTATGCTCGCGTGGGCGCATCTCTACTACGGCCGCATGGAAGCCAAAGCCGGAAATATTCCGGCGGCGCGGCAGCAGTTCGCCGAAGCGACGCAAACGACGCTGAGGCTTCCGAAGACTAACTCGCGTTACTCAATCTATCTCGAGCAAGCGCAGGAAGAGACCGTAGCGCTCGACATCCGTAGTGCATCGCGCACCTCAACCGCGCTCTCATTCGCGCCGTGGACCGGTCCGCAGTTGCCCGGCAGTTCGCCGGACACCGCGAAGTACCGGCTCGTCGTTACCGGAAAGCCCGGAGGGAGCATCCACTTACACGCGGTCGATCTTCCGAAAGGTTGGATCGCCTCATTCTGCACCGATCGCATCTGCGCTCCGCTGCAAGTCGCGACGACGTTGCCGGATTCAGGCGTGAAGGTGATCGAGTTTCAGGTCGTCCCGCCGGACGAAAAGTCGCTGAGTCACGTACCCAGCGTCCGAGTAGTCGTCACCGACGGAAAGTCGACCGCATCGGCTCGGACGCTGGCGTTCCGCTAG
- a CDS encoding cupin domain-containing protein, translated as MLKKTVFSVAILAFSMAATAAFAQYGMPPATPAPAAAASPITRTVLQTASFPGDEYSTIQAYVVIAPGATAASHTHPGVELGYVIDGEADLYVQGQPKRHVKTGDSFLNPAGIPHGAVNTSARNPLKILSVYVVDKSKPLATPAAAFF; from the coding sequence ATGCTCAAGAAAACGGTCTTTTCCGTTGCAATTCTAGCGTTCAGTATGGCTGCGACCGCAGCATTCGCACAGTATGGGATGCCGCCGGCAACTCCGGCACCGGCTGCTGCAGCAAGCCCGATCACGAGAACGGTCCTGCAAACCGCGAGTTTTCCCGGCGACGAATATTCAACGATCCAGGCGTACGTCGTGATCGCACCGGGTGCTACGGCCGCATCGCACACGCATCCGGGCGTCGAGCTGGGCTACGTAATCGACGGCGAGGCGGATCTCTACGTCCAAGGCCAACCGAAGAGGCACGTGAAGACGGGGGACTCGTTCCTGAATCCGGCCGGCATCCCGCACGGCGCGGTCAACACGAGCGCGAGGAATCCGCTCAAGATCCTTTCGGTCTACGTGGTCGACAAATCGAAGCCGCTCGCTACACCTGCCGCGGCATTCTTCTAA
- a CDS encoding 4-hydroxythreonine-4-phosphate dehydrogenase PdxA, with protein MKPKIGIGVGDRNGIGAELVARLLAESEIFEQAEITVFGDSQVIEFGKRVTGAEYAGPVRAVDMTSGKAEPFGTGKVSAPAGAETLEQLATMLASAQRSEIDGIVFAPLNKNAMRLGGLPEGDELDFIVERLGFTGNCGELNVLGNLWTSRVTSHVPLRDVGDLITKKRVYDAILLVNDALRAAGIAAPRLAVAGLNPHAGDGGTYGDEETREIAPAVERAKNDGINAGGPFPADTVFVAAMRGDYDAVVTMYHDQGQIAMKLLKFGSGVTVLAGLPVPITTVGHGTAYDIAGKGIALPDGLREALKICCSMARAQSAIR; from the coding sequence GTGAAACCGAAGATCGGCATCGGTGTCGGCGATCGCAACGGCATCGGGGCGGAGCTCGTCGCTCGGTTGCTCGCCGAATCCGAGATTTTCGAGCAAGCTGAAATCACCGTTTTCGGCGATTCGCAAGTAATCGAATTCGGAAAGCGCGTGACCGGCGCCGAGTACGCGGGACCGGTTCGAGCGGTCGATATGACGTCAGGTAAGGCCGAGCCGTTCGGCACCGGGAAAGTAAGTGCGCCTGCGGGGGCGGAGACTCTCGAGCAGCTCGCAACGATGCTGGCAAGCGCGCAACGCAGCGAGATCGATGGGATCGTGTTCGCGCCGCTCAACAAGAACGCGATGCGGCTCGGTGGATTACCCGAAGGCGACGAGCTCGATTTTATCGTTGAACGACTTGGGTTTACAGGAAACTGCGGCGAGCTCAATGTGCTCGGAAATTTGTGGACCTCCCGCGTTACCTCACATGTACCGTTGCGCGACGTCGGCGATTTGATCACAAAGAAACGCGTCTACGATGCGATCCTTCTCGTAAACGACGCGTTGCGCGCAGCCGGGATCGCCGCACCGCGTTTGGCGGTTGCCGGATTGAATCCGCACGCCGGCGACGGCGGAACGTACGGCGACGAAGAGACTCGGGAGATCGCGCCCGCTGTCGAGCGCGCCAAGAACGACGGCATAAACGCCGGCGGACCGTTTCCCGCCGACACGGTTTTCGTCGCCGCGATGCGTGGCGATTACGATGCGGTCGTCACCATGTATCACGATCAGGGCCAGATCGCGATGAAGCTCCTCAAGTTCGGCAGCGGCGTGACCGTCCTCGCGGGCTTGCCCGTTCCGATAACAACGGTCGGACATGGAACGGCATACGACATCGCGGGTAAGGGCATCGCTCTCCCCGACGGCCTCAGAGAAGCCTTAAAAATCTGCTGTAGCATGGCGCGAGCGCAGAGCGCGATCCGGTAG